One stretch of Acropora muricata isolate sample 2 chromosome 12, ASM3666990v1, whole genome shotgun sequence DNA includes these proteins:
- the LOC136892841 gene encoding uncharacterized protein: MRELVRYKSLLIKNDARCQVTINFYHNWDVVCWIPHTSNAIRPGTTFSRSHKKGCRIELIARFESDNEKRKKVLSKPQAWASDQSIRITDNLNVEMNTLTSEEKKSCLRKKNREEELASLEAGGCNLYNILRLNMKEVRAMAKKEQDEEIKKAFHREIKIWYRYYNPDGDDDIAREVIMAYEILGNREKRARYNNMADYDSGWLSMRRFKAIFFPECETMAQRLAWIKRMVLLALTVGITVFGIGVVVLTAGFSSPFVVPAALGGVRALASIMSREAVLDGRSVKKWLLSTGIEYLIAFIPGGATIGLAALEGITISAAEVIGIRTAVSSGSSLVAALVEDAKKKFVDGEDVTLKQALGHAIFEGAVAAGKCLLGGAYSIGLRKAPKKTPATSLRDKAATEPISSVPNQTQRLPSEEVIVSALVEAAPEKLCAKAAGAVEKLRAQDVAENKGSVEQISEYTKKELDAALNSTEKAKPTDGIIRYISKGYWFSKMIISYVDALNGENVTLERRGNGSQVTIPSTAKRIEVRFKVLHPPWRDIQKYDRFQGCWCEPYEAHIFYYDTPPIRTFTIGGPLYSETVIKITDQYSSETEEM; this comes from the coding sequence ATGAGAGAGCTAGTAAGGTATAAGTCATTGTTGATCAAAAACGATGCTCGCTGCCAAGTCACGATCAACTTCTATCACAACTGGGACGTCGTTTGCTGGATACCTCACACATCAAACGCAATCAGGCCTGGCACTACATTCTCTCGTTCTCATAAAAAAGGATGCAGGATAGAACTTATTGCAAGATTTGAAAGCGACAATGAGAAACGAAAAAAGGTTCTCTCGAAACCACAGGCGTGGGCCAGCGACCAGTCCATAAGGATCACCGACAATCTCAATGTTGAAATGAATACCCTCACCTCTGAAGAGAAAAAATCCTGCCTTCGAAAAAAGAACAGAGAGGAAGAACTGGCCTCTCTGGAAGCCGGAGGATGCAATCTTTACAACATTCTGCGGCTCAACATGAAGGAGGTACGTGCCATGGCAAAGAAGGAGCAagatgaagaaataaaaaaggctTTCCACAGAGAAATCAAAATATGGTACCGTTACTACAATCCCGATGGCGATGACGACATTGCTCGCGAGGTCATCATGGCTTACGAAATTCTTGGAAATCGAGAAAAGCGGGCAAGGTACAACAACATGGCTGACTACGATAGTGGATGGCTGTCTATGAGACGTTTCAAAGCTATCTTTTTCCCTGAATGTGAAACTATGGCACAGAGATTGGCTTGGATCAAGAGAATGGTTTTGTTAGCTCTAACCGTTGGGATTACAGTTTTTGGAATTGGGGTGGTAGTGCTCACTGCTGGTTTTTCATCTCCATTTGTAGTTCCGGCAGCACTTGGGGGCGTGAGAGCATTAGCTAGTATTATGAGCAGAGAAGCTGTTCTTGATGGGCGCAGTGTTAAAAAATGGCTTTTGTCGACAGGAATCGAATACCTCATTGCTTTTATTCCCGGAGGTGCGACCATAGGCCTAGCGGCCTTAGAGGGCATTACTATTTCTGCAGCTGAAGTAATTGGTATAAGAACAGCCGTTTCTTCTGGCAGTTCATTGGTAGCGGCACTCGTTGAGGATGCCAAAAAGAAGTTTGTTGATGGGGAAGATGTCACATTGAAGCAAGCACTTGGTCATGCGATTTTTGAAGGTGCAGTGGCCGCTGGCAAATGCTTATTGGGAGGAGCATATTCTATAGGCTTGCGGAAAGCTCCAAAAAAAACGCCAGCTACAAGTCTTAGAGACAAAGCAGCGACTGAGCCGATATCGTCTGTGCCTAATCAGACACAACGTCTGCCGAGCGAGGAAGTCATCGTTTCCGCGTTAGTTGAAGCTGCTCCGGAAAAGTTGTGTGCGAAAGCGGCCGGGGCTGTCGAGAAGCTGAGAGCTCAGGATGTTGCGGAAAATAAAGGCAGCGTAGAACAGATATCCGAGTATACTAAGAAAGAGCTTGATGCAGCCCTTAATTCCACTGAGAAAGCCAAACCCACCGATGGAATCATTCGGTATATTTCCAAGGGATATTGGTTTTCCAAAATGATTATAAGCTATGTCGACGCCCTTAACGGAGAAAATGTCACTTTAGAAAGAAGAGGCAATGGAAGCCAAGTGACGATTCCTTCCACCGCAAAGAGAATTGAGGTACGCTTTAAGGTTTTGCATCCACCATGGCGTGATATTCAGAAGTACGATCGCTTCCAGGGGTGCTGGTGTGAACCTTACGAAGCACACATCTTTTACTACGACACTCCACCAATTCGTACGTTTACTATTGGTGGCCCTCTCTACTCTGAGACCGTGATTAAAATCACAGATCAATATTCAAGTGAAACGGAAGAAATGTAA